The Branchiostoma lanceolatum isolate klBraLanc5 chromosome 1, klBraLanc5.hap2, whole genome shotgun sequence genomic sequence AGTGTGGAATGTACTTTGAAGTCAAAAAGATGTGATTTAGGCTTGGGCGCCAtagcagcttgttttggaactgcagggacatttttgttacaatttttaaGAGAATAACTAAAAAACACGACGGGATCCTGCGATTGCGACAGGAGAGTAGCTAAAATACAAGTGTACACAAGTTAATGCACTTGGTGTGGTGTTTCCGATAATAGgacttgaatacatgtatgatgtaacatGTGGTTTATGGCAGGCTGAATATTAACAGATACgagatatgcaaataagacctcatttacataatgaatGCGAAATTTCTGTTAATCTTTAATGGCAAATGATCAGAATTTtatactttgtacatgtttaaGTTACTCAAAGTGAACATCACAATGCAGAGATTTCGTTAATATgggattaatttgcataactaatgttAAAACCAAATTCTGCCAACTGATAGGTCTTTACCACATGTATGCAGTATAACGTTGTATAACCTATTTGAGAATTCTCTTTACGTGTCTATCTGTTTGTATGTCTGAATATTTGATGTCTTCAAAATGAGAAAGTCTAgatagattgtaatgatatttggtatgagaGTAGGTCTTTGGTATACAATATTCAATGTCGATTATAGGCCCGCTGATGGCTTTCCCTCGTATACGAGCGTACAtttttgtaaagttttgtatGTGCTCCATGTACTACTAACACAGATGTACGTaattgaaatgcattcttgttgtTTCGACAGCCTCAAAGGTTTTCACCGTGATGGCACAGTCATCTGGATACGACGATCCGGTTAGAGTCACGTATATCGTCAGTAACGGACAACAGAGTGGTGAGTATGCCGAGCAGGGGAATTGTTTTGCTTCTTGTTTTTAGAATCATAGCATGAAGAGgctctattttcatttttcaaccgTAAGAAGAACTGAGTAGGTACTAATTTTCAATTAGGATAAATCAATCCCGAATGACACGTAGAGCACTTGATTACGTTTGAAACATCAACAATTATTTGGTAGACCAAAAAATCCTGTCGTCCAAATGACTAAGAATTATTAGTAAAATGCATGATTAATAATGAGCATCAATTTCTTTTATAGCGTTAGGTGGGCGGGGGCATCAGGCGTATATTTTGAATGAGCGGACCGGAGACGTTTTGGACAAGGCTTCCTTCGACACCTATGCGGGGGGAGGCGGCGCGGCTGCGGCAAGACAAGTGGAGACCTTTCTGGAAGGTGTTGCAGAGGTAATTATAGTCGATATACCGGGCACTACTACAAGAAGGTCTGATATTGCACTATTTTGAGGTGGGTTTTTTTCAAAGCTTGAATCCGTAGAGCAAATTACCTCTTGAGCAAATGACAAATCTGTAAGTCTGTAAATGATTTGAACACTCCATGGCCACATAGTTCTCTTCTGCTGGCAGCTGTATTGGATTTTTAAACATAACCTACGTCTATAGTGCAACAgctttagttttttttacctATTACAAATACTTACTGAGACTTAGAACCTCCTGTTCCTTATCAAAGACATATCGCACCGTGTTTCAGGTCTGACTTACCATCATGATCGTTTTAACAAGCATGTCTTTTGCAATTGCCGTTTCTACAAACTTGATAACTTGCAATAACCTGTCATAATGAATAAATGGCATACGAACGATAAAAATGTCTAAACCTAACAACATTATTTGAGACTTTCCGATGACGTTCTGACAGGTCACATTTCAGATAATTTCATATCTCTTTCATCGCTATCCCCATTTTGCTGCAGGGTCGGATCATAGCAATCGTTGTCCATGACACCGGCGACTCCCCAGTCAATCTTGCACCGTACGGATCTAAAATTACCCACCTAGGTACTATATCCCTTTGTTAATTCCTTATGTACAGGAATATGGCTTCTGAGCTGCAAACGACACATTagatggtgtgttacgccaaagggcggttataccggctatacagatacagatacagaccccAAATCCTACTTACTTTAGGCAGACGGTTTTTTGTAGGTCTTGAGACGATAAGAGAGATTGAGTCAAAAATATTATATTATTGCTGAACTGGAGAATCGATACGCTCCTAGTACCTATCGGGTTCCTGTGGAAAGAAATACGCTGCTGCGTAGTCGGCGCAGAGAAAACCTAAATTTTTCAAGACAAGATAAGAAGATATGCTTACCTTGTTTTTCTATAGAGACAATATGTAGATGAAGCGTTTTTGTGTACTAGGAGTATGCAGTGGCATTTGAAGGAATGAATATGTTTTAACATCCCTTGACAGGATTAAGAGAGTCCTATGCCATGATCACTCAGAAGGGAGAGACTCCATATTGGTTCGTGGAGCGAAAGAGCGCTATACGTGCAGGACCAACTATTGTAGAGACGATTATACCAGGTAACGGTAAAGAAAACGCAATTTCGCTTGAAATTCAATACGAGTTATTTATATTTACCCTAGGCCTGCAATCGGTACATTTCTTTAATCGACGTAAGATATCTACACGGATATGTACCGAGTCATTTCTTAGATAGGTGATTAAGCCATCGCGGcaatttcaaactgttatgaTGATAAAGCAAAGAAGTTCAACAAAAGCATACACAAAATAACGTCCAGTGTTGTAAGTATAAAGGGGCAAAGCTTTCAATCATTGATGGAAGTATGAgatctacgaactcttgtttcttctgTGAAACAAACGAAGCGTCGGATCGGGGATGGAGCTCCATTTCAGCGATACTCGTCACGCGGTAGCAAAAAAAGACAGGCGTCTGTACTGGCACGAAAGGCTGACAGAATGAGGAAATAATGTTGACAAATGGATGCGTGATGTGTTTGGGAACAAGGGACAAAATAACCGTTATTATTGATTCATCAAACAGTGAGTCACAGGCTGACGGTTACAACAAGTGCTCCTGCGCTTTCTGGGACCACTAATTCATTAACAGTAGAAATCTTCTCTGACGTTTGCGATGACGTCTGTGCAACAACGACAGTATCAGGACTCACAGCAAATGGGTGAGTACAATGATATACGTGAGGACATTTCTTatgcacagaaaaaaactttaaaGTCTTTAACTAGCTATAGAGTTTGATTGCATTTGG encodes the following:
- the LOC136435414 gene encoding protein O-linked-mannose beta-1,2-N-acetylglucosaminyltransferase 1-like gives rise to the protein MTPLGGRGHQAYILNERTGDVLDKASFDTYAGGGGAAAARQVETFLEGVAEGRIIAIVVHDTGDSPVNLAPYGSKITHLGLRESYAMITQKGETPYWFVERKSAIRAGPTIVETIIPVSHRLTVTTSAPALSGTTNSLTVEIFSDVCDDVCATTTVSGLTANGTEYDRDFAASNFGDPSRLRLTSSGSDRVYLDWYVDT